Part of the Gemmatimonadaceae bacterium genome is shown below.
TTCCGCCGATCAGGTGATGTTCGGCGTGTCGACCATGATCACCGACCAGGGATTGCTCCGCGCCAAGCTGCAGGCGGACACCGCGTACTTCTTCGACGGCAGCACGCGCATCGAAGCCCGCAACGAGAAGACGACGTTTTATACCGCCACGGGCGTCCAAAACGCGGTGCTCACATCGCTCGAAGGCACCTACAATTCGGCGCGCGGCACCATGCAGGCGCGCAAGAACGTCGTCGTCGTGACGACGGACAACAAGCGCCTCGAGACGTCGCTGCTCGACTACAATCAGCAGACGAATCTCATCAGCAGCGACAGCGCCTTCGTCCTCACGCAGCCGACGGGCGTCATGCGCGGCATCGGATTCACCTCGGATCCGAACATGACCAACCTGCACGTCAAGCGCGTGATTACGGGAGGCGGCACGTTCACGCTGCCGTCGAGCGGGACATCGCCGTGAGCCCGATGCGTGCGTGCTGGATGATCGCGGTCGCGGCCGCCATCGGCGCGGCGCCGATCGCGGCGCAGCAATCGTCGCAGGCGCCCGCGCCGTCGGGCCAGTGCCAGCTCGTGTACGCGGCGCGCGATTCCGCGAGCCCGCCACGCGTCTCGGCCACGAAGTTGCCGAGCGGCCAGTATAACACGTTCCTGGGCGGCGGCGTGATCGCGCGGTGTCCGGCCCAGAATATGACGCTCATCTCCGACAGCGCCGAGAACTATGGCGACCAGAAGCTGCTCCACCTGATCGGCCACGTGCACTACACGGAGCCCCGCCTAACGGAAGACTCCGAGCTCGCCGACTATTACCAGACCGACGAACACCTCGTGGCCGACGGCAAGGTGCACGCGGTCCTGCCGAGCGGCACGACGCTGGACGGCCCGCACGTCGACTACTATCGCGTGGCGCCGAACATCCGCTCCGAGGCGAGGATGGTGGCCACCGGCCGGCCGACGATCACGATCATCGAGCGCGATTCCACCGGGAAGCCCTCGCAGCCGATGACCGTCGTCGCCAATTCGGTCGACATGGAAGGCGACACGCTCACGTATGCCTCGATGCACGTCATCATCACGCGCACCGATGTCATCGCCACCGGTGATTCGGCGGCAATGAACAGCGCCACCGAATTCGCGCGATTGATGAAGCACCCGGTGATCAAGGCCCGCGGCGACCGGACGTTCACCCTCACCGGCGACCTCATCGATCTGTACGGTCGCAACAAGGCCATCGATCGCGTCGTCTCGCGCGGCAACGCCAAGAGCGTGAGCAAGGATGCGACGCTCACCGGCGACACACTCGACTTTGCGATGGCGCAGGGCCGGCTCCAACGCGTGCACGCGTGGGGAAAGAGTCGCGCGCACGCCTTCAATCCAACCTACGACATGGTCGCCGACTCGCTCGACGTGCGGATGCCGGACCAACGGCTGCGCGAAATCCACGCGCTGCGCAACGCGTACGCGCAGAGCGCTCCGGACACCACGAAGATTCACACGAGCGAACACGATTGGTTGCGGGGCGATACCATCTACGCCTACTTCGACAGCTCGGCCAAAGCGCTCGCGGACACGTCGACGCAACCGCAAATCGAGCGGCTCATCTCCTTCGGACATGCGCGATCGTTCTACCAGATCGCATCGAAGGACACGACGGCGATCGGCCCCTCGATCAATTATGTGCGCGGCGATCGGATCCAGGTGGCGTTCGTGAATCGCGAAGTACAGACGGTCACGATCAAGGGACAGGCGACCGGCGTCTACCTCGATCCGGCGAAGCCGCCGCGCGACACGACGAAGAAGGGCGGCGCGGACACCGCCGCCGTCAAGTCGCCTAACCGGGCGCCGAAGGCGAAGGCGGACACGGCACGGGGAGGGGCGTTCCGATGAGCGATTCGATGCATCTCCCCGAAGAGGTCGAGCGGTTCATCGAAGAAAAATCGCGCGGCGATCGTTCGGTGGCGCTCGCGATGAAAGCGCTGGTCACCGCGGCACGCGACACCGGCGAAGCGTCGTTCAACGACGTGGCCATTCAGTATCGCGACGTCCATCTCGCGATGGTCCGCGAGGCGGGCGGTGACGCGGATCACGAAGCCGGCCGCCTGAGCCTCGACGAGGTTCGGAGCCATCTGGCGAAAACCGTCTTGCCGCGGCTGGTGAACGAAGGGCTCATCATGCTGCCGCCGGCCGGGCTCACGTCGCCCGACGCGTTGATCCGCATCGTCGATCGCTACTGGCGCGCCCTCGAGCCGTTCCGGGCGGAGATCAAAGCATCGCAGGTCGGACCGATGCTTCGCCACATCGACGAGCAGGCCGCGCTCCGGCGCACCGGGGCCCACATCGCCGTCGCGCCGCAGCCGTCGACGAGCGTCCTCGAAGCCATCGGACTCGTCAAATCGTATCGCCGCCGGAAGGTTGTGAACGACGTGGCCTTACGCTTGCAACAGGGGGAGATCGTTGGTCTCCTAGGCCCGAACGGAGCAGGGAAGACCACCACGTTCTACATGATCGTCGGCCTCATCGCGCCGCAAGAGGGTCGCATCCTCCTCGACGGTGTCGACATCACGGAAATGCCCATGTTCAAGCGCGCGCGACAGGGCATCGGATACCTTTCTCAGGAGCCGTCCGTATTCCGC
Proteins encoded:
- the lptC gene encoding LPS export ABC transporter periplasmic protein LptC; its protein translation is MRRGWTVALGIVAVAAACSNGTEPKVTSANPLADSADQVMFGVSTMITDQGLLRAKLQADTAYFFDGSTRIEARNEKTTFYTATGVQNAVLTSLEGTYNSARGTMQARKNVVVVTTDNKRLETSLLDYNQQTNLISSDSAFVLTQPTGVMRGIGFTSDPNMTNLHVKRVITGGGTFTLPSSGTSP
- the lptB gene encoding LPS export ABC transporter ATP-binding protein → MSDSMHLPEEVERFIEEKSRGDRSVALAMKALVTAARDTGEASFNDVAIQYRDVHLAMVREAGGDADHEAGRLSLDEVRSHLAKTVLPRLVNEGLIMLPPAGLTSPDALIRIVDRYWRALEPFRAEIKASQVGPMLRHIDEQAALRRTGAHIAVAPQPSTSVLEAIGLVKSYRRRKVVNDVALRLQQGEIVGLLGPNGAGKTTTFYMIVGLIAPQEGRILLDGVDITEMPMFKRARQGIGYLSQEPSVFRKLTVEENILAILETLKLTPEERHRRLEELLDELGIKRLRGNKAYSLSGGERRRLEITRALVTQPKFMMLDEPFAGVDPIAVHDIQSIVAGLRQRHIGVLISDHNVEQTLDIVDRAYIMFDGQVKVSGSVQELVFDDEVARIYLGPTLTARLRSRFALRHDSVEVS